In the genome of Nitrospira sp. MA-1, one region contains:
- a CDS encoding response regulator encodes MMNITISLPQTLEQVSGTVSVTILLIDDSPDNLMILGDILERIGYQIVCAEDGESGLEQAKRVQPDLIFMDVKMPGLDGFQVCEQLRAQKSFQRTPIILMSTQSDSTNSELALRAGASEFWPKPISPGKILNKLAGFLRNGPE; translated from the coding sequence ATGATGAACATAACAATATCTTTACCACAGACATTAGAACAGGTATCCGGCACCGTTTCCGTCACCATACTTCTCATTGATGATTCCCCCGATAATTTGATGATTCTGGGGGATATTTTAGAACGAATTGGCTATCAGATTGTGTGTGCAGAGGATGGCGAGAGCGGCCTCGAACAGGCGAAACGCGTTCAACCCGACTTGATATTTATGGATGTGAAAATGCCCGGCCTTGATGGATTCCAAGTCTGTGAACAACTTCGCGCACAGAAGAGTTTCCAAAGAACTCCGATTATCCTCATGAGCACACAATCCGATAGCACAAACAGCGAGCTTGCCTTGAGGGCTGGTGCCTCTGAATTTTGGCCAAAGCCCATTTCCCCGGGAAAGATTCTGAATAAACTAGCTGGTTTTTTGCGAAACGGTCCAGAGTAA